One window from the genome of Micromonospora aurantiaca ATCC 27029 encodes:
- a CDS encoding HD domain-containing protein, which yields MTSDALRRALTEPGDPPLLPLPGVAVELLDALAAPPRLGAHLRLVHDVAWHLTAAFADRFGAVPFDRQAVLFGAAVHDLGKVEHPGELTGPGSAHEEAGYQLLLRFGVPEERARFAVTHAAWHSPGVQLEDLLVSLADKVWKGRRVTDLEQLVVDRLAAITGQERWQTFLDLDDVLAELAAGADRRLAFQAEHPVYG from the coding sequence ATGACCTCCGACGCGCTGCGCCGCGCCCTCACCGAACCGGGCGACCCGCCGCTGCTCCCGCTTCCCGGCGTGGCGGTCGAGCTGCTGGACGCCCTCGCTGCCCCGCCGCGCCTCGGCGCGCACCTGCGGCTGGTGCACGACGTCGCCTGGCACCTGACCGCCGCGTTCGCCGACCGGTTCGGCGCGGTGCCGTTCGACAGGCAGGCGGTGCTGTTCGGCGCCGCAGTGCACGACCTCGGCAAGGTCGAGCATCCCGGCGAGCTGACCGGCCCCGGGTCGGCGCACGAGGAGGCGGGCTACCAGCTGCTGTTGCGCTTCGGCGTACCGGAGGAGCGGGCCCGTTTCGCCGTCACCCACGCCGCCTGGCACTCCCCCGGCGTACAGCTGGAGGACCTGCTGGTCAGCCTCGCCGACAAGGTGTGGAAGGGCCGCCGGGTCACCGACCTGGAGCAGCTCGTGGTCGACCGGCTCGCCGCCATAACCGGCCAGGAGCGCTGGCAGACGTTCCTGGACCTCGACGACGTCCTCGCCGAGCTGGCCGCCGGCGCGGACCGGCGGCTGGCGTTCCAGGCCGAGCATCCGGTGTACGGCTGA